From the genome of Spinacia oleracea cultivar Varoflay chromosome 2, BTI_SOV_V1, whole genome shotgun sequence, one region includes:
- the LOC110774824 gene encoding pentatricopeptide repeat-containing protein At4g30825, chloroplastic produces MASLHFSFSLEFHEQNKLKFYPSSVQLFDRSSVTHFLNTANGSGFGIIFAVSKLNHVKASRFDSELVENSVNVGKVDSNVISFGNDLGDEDSTPVNRNSPSRRRVVDARDTGKRFRGGGGGVSESRKEKQSLKKLDDVGKCNQKEEDVCGELDVSIYGIRPESSVASFNKILKGLERGEDRKALKIFNWMRSNGKLLGNAIAYNLVLRVLGRRGDWDAAEKLLEEMRLDSKCELQFQVFNTIIYACSKKGVVDIGAKWFRMMLEYDVEPNIATFGMLMSLYQKGWNVEEAEFAFSQMRRLNIRCQSAYSAMITIYTRSGLHTKAEEVIDLLYKDEVVMNLENWLVMLNAYSQQGKLKEAEGILVSMFEAGFPPNIIAYNTLITGYGRISDMDTAEHMFHNLQNVSLEPDETTYRSMIEGWARTGNNEKTKWYYKRLKDLGFTPTSSNLYSLINLQAKHEDEDGAFIILDDMVKMGCQPSSILGFLIQAYEKSGRFDRLPQILRGSLYNHVLNNQTACSILAMAYVKHSLVDDATKLLQLKHWKDPVFEDNLIHLLICSCKELGHLEHAVRIFTGLSKSEDKPNLHILSTMIDIYSIMNQFSDADSTYQLLKSSGLSLDMIAYSVVVRMYVKFGLLEDACYALDEMENHTNIIPDIYLFRDMLRVYQRCNKQDKLADLYYMILKSGVNWDQEMYNCVINCCAHALPVDELSKLFDEMIQKGFTPNTITYNVMLDVYGKSKFFLKARKVFWMAKKQGSADVITYNTLIAAYGQDKDLKKMTKTVQLMQFNGFDVSLEAYNCMLAAYGKQRQMEKLRDVLQSLKESSYTSDQYTYNTLMNIYGEQRWIEEVAAVLEELKEYGPGPDLCSYNTLIKAYGIAGMVEEAVAVIKEMRDNGVDPDRITYLNLITAMRRNDKFLEAVRWSLWMKQMGIS; encoded by the coding sequence ATGGCTTCATTGCATTTCTCTTTTTCTCTTGAATTTCATGAACAAAATAAGCTTAAATTTTATCCAAGTTCTGTTCAATTATTTGATCGTTCATCAGTCACCCACTTCCTAAATACTGCCAATGGAAGTGGGTTTGGTATAATTTTTGCCGTTTCCAAGCTGAACCATGTTAAGGCTTCTCGTTTCGATTCCGAATTAGTGGAAAATTCAGTGAATGTTGGTAAGGTTGATAGTAATGTTATATCATTTGGGAATGATTTAGGGGATGAGGATTCGACTCCCGTGAATAGGAATTCGCCTAGTCGTCGTCGTGTGGTGGATGCTAGAGATACGGGGAAAAGGTTtcgtggtggtggtgggggtgTGAGTGAATCGCGAAAAGAGAAGCAAAGCTTGAAGAAGCTTGATGATGTAGGAAAATGTAATCAGAAAGAAGAGGATGTTTGCGGTGAACTAGATGTTAGCATTTATGGTATTAGACCTGAGTCTAGTGTAGCTTCTTTCAATAAGATATTGAAAGGCCTTGAAAGGGGCGAAGATAGGAAAGCATTGAAAATTTTCAACTGGATGAGAAGTAACGGGAAGTTATTAGGGAATGCAATTGCTTACAATTTGGTTTTGCGGGTATTGGGAAGGAGAGGTGATTGGGATGCGGCAGAGAAATTGTTGGAGGAGATGAGATTGGATTCGAAGTGTGAGCTTCAATTTCAGGTCTTTAATACAATCATTTATGCTTGTTCTAAGAAGGGGGTTGTGGATATAGGTGCTAAATGGTTCCGTATGATGTTGGAGTATGATGTTGAGCCTAATATTGCAACTTTTGGTATGCTTATGAGTTTGTACCAGAAAGGTTGGAATGTTGAGGAGGCAGAGTTTGCATTTTCCCAAATGCGGAGATTAAATATTAGATGCCAATCTGCATACTCAGCAATGATCACTATTTACACCCGATCTGGTTTGCACACCAAAGCAGAAGAGGTTATTGATCTGTTATACAAGGATGAAGTTGTTATGAATCTTGAGAATTGGTTGGTTATGCTGAATGCTTATAGCCAACAAGGGAAGCTTAAAGAAGCTGAAGGTATATTAGTTTCAATGTTCGAAGCTGGTTTCCCCCCAAATATCATTGCGTACAACACGCTGATAACTGGGTACGGGAGGATATCCGATATGGATACTGCTGAACACATGTTCCATAACCTACAAAATGTTAGCCTGGAGCCTGATGAAACCACATACAGGTCCATGATTGAAGGCTGGGCTAGAACCGGGAACAATGAGAAAACTAAATGGTATTATAAGAGGCTCAAAGATCTGGGGTTCACACCAACTTCCTCTAATTTGTACTCTTTAATAAATTTGCAAGCTAAACACGAGGATGAAGATGGTGCTTTTATAATTCTTGATGACATGGTGAAGATGGGTTGCCAACCTTCCTCCATTCTTGGCTTTCTTATACAAGCTTATGAAAAGAGTGGAAGGTTTGATAGACTGCCACAAATCTTGAGGGGTTCTCTCTATAATCATGTGCTGAATAATCAAACTGCGTGCTCAATCTTGGCTATGGCATATGTTAAGCACTCTCTGGTGGATGATGCTACTAAACTTCTTCAGCTTAAGCACTGGAAGGACCCAGTTTTTGAGGACAATTTGATCCATTTGCTTATTTGTTCTTGCAAGGAACTGGGCCATCTTGAACATGCTGTCAGAATATTTACCGGTTTGTCGAAGTCTGAGGACAAGCCAAACTTGCATATTCTTTCGACTATGATTGACATCTATAGTATTATGAATCAATTTTCTGATGCAGACAGCACTTACCAGCTGTTAAAGTCTTCCGGTCTTTCTCTGGACATGATTGCCTATAGTGTTGTTGTCAGGATGTATGTGAAATTCGGATTATTGGAAGATGCTTGCTATGCTTTGGATGAGATGGAAAATCACACAAATATCATTCCTGATATTTATTTGTTCCGCGACATGCTTCGAGTGTATCAGAGATGCAATAAACAAGATAAGTTGGCAGACTTGTATTATATGATCTTGAAGAGTGGGGTTAATTGGGACCAGGAAATGTACAATTGTGTCATAAATTGCTGCGCTCATGCTTTGCCTGTTGATGAGCTCTCCAAGCTCTTTGATGAGATGATTCAAAAAGGATTCACCCCCAACACTATCACTTATAATGTAATGTTGGATGTGTATGGGAAATCCAAATTTTTCCTGAAGGCTAGAAAAGTCTTTTGGATGGCTAAGAAACAGGGATCAGCAGATGTGATAACTTACAATACTCTTATAGCAGCATATGGTCAAGATAAAGACTTAAAGAAAATGACGAAAACTGTGCAACTAATGCAGTTTAATGGGTTTGATGTGTCCCTTGAAGCTTACAATTGTATGTTGGCTGCTTATGGAAAACAACGTCAAATGGAGAAACTTAGAGATGTCTTGCAAAGTCTTAAGGAGTCAAGTTACACTTCTGACCAGTATACGTACAATACACTGATGAATATATATGGGGAACAACGATGGATTGAAGAAGTTGCTGCGGTGTTGGAAGAGCTTAAAGAATATGGACCAGGACCAGATTTATGCAGCTATAATACATTAATAAAGGCATATGGCATTGCAGGAATGGTTGAAGAGGCTGTTGCCGTGATTAAAGAAATGAGAGATAATGGTGTAGATCCTGATAGGATCACTTATCTCAACTTGATAACTGCAATGCGCAGGAATGATAAGTTTCTAGAGGCTGTTAGATGGTCATTGTGGATGAAGCAAATGGGAATTAGCTAA